From Barnesiella propionica, one genomic window encodes:
- a CDS encoding TonB-dependent receptor, protein MRRTRSHILLLLTGIFSGSGLFSLYAARPASRLDSIQHIKEVVVTGKPTVNEIIPSQKLEGKALEKLNSFSVADALRYFSGIQIKDYGGIGGLKTVNIRSMGTNHMGVFYDGIQLGNAQNGQIDLGKFSLDNMEEISLYNGQKSEIFQPAKDYGSSGSIYLKTRKPRFNKDEKYHIRAAFKTGSFGLVNPSVLWEQKISRNVSSSLNAEFINANGRYKFRYKRKQLNGDIAYDTTAIRHNGDVCAFRAEGGFNGIMNRGNWNVKAYFYDSERGIPGAIVNNVFRHGERQWDRNFFAQGSFQYDICSFYKLQINTKFADDFTHYLRDDEKELYVNNKYWQQEYYLSVANLFNLFSWWDVSVSADYQWNKLDANLKDFAYPKRHTGLVAVATAFQWEHFKTQASVLGTFIHENVIKKKESAASPDKQEFTPAVFASYKPFKSKNLYLRAFYKRIFRMPTFNDLYYTDIGNKYLKPEFTEQYNVGAVYNKMFNHNFFKYFNIQADGYYNKVTNKIIAYPTGQQFRWTMLNLGEVRIIGVDVAAQLSCQLNNVGIHARLNYTWQKAQDYTDPTDYYYKHQIPYIPWHSGSAIVSLEYGKWNLNYSFIYTGERYRQQMNSVDNYEQPWYTSDLALSRDIPVYKVNMNVTAEVNNIFNQYYDVVANFPMPGINYKLILRITI, encoded by the coding sequence ATGCGACGAACAAGATCACATATCCTATTGCTACTGACAGGAATCTTTTCGGGTTCCGGACTATTTTCGTTATATGCTGCCCGTCCCGCCTCCCGGCTCGACTCTATACAACACATCAAAGAAGTTGTCGTAACCGGAAAACCGACCGTAAACGAGATCATACCCTCTCAAAAACTCGAAGGGAAAGCACTGGAAAAGCTGAACAGTTTTTCCGTTGCAGATGCCCTCCGTTATTTTTCAGGGATACAGATCAAAGATTACGGTGGAATAGGCGGACTGAAAACAGTCAATATCCGTAGCATGGGAACCAACCATATGGGGGTGTTTTATGACGGCATACAGTTGGGAAATGCACAGAACGGACAAATAGACCTGGGAAAATTCTCATTGGATAATATGGAAGAAATTTCCCTTTATAACGGACAGAAAAGTGAAATTTTCCAGCCGGCCAAGGACTATGGCTCCTCCGGTTCCATTTATCTGAAAACCCGAAAACCCCGCTTTAATAAAGATGAAAAATATCACATCAGGGCGGCATTCAAAACCGGTTCGTTCGGTTTGGTCAATCCGTCCGTATTGTGGGAACAAAAAATATCCCGGAATGTAAGTTCGTCCCTGAATGCAGAGTTCATTAATGCGAACGGACGGTATAAATTCCGTTATAAACGAAAACAACTGAACGGAGACATCGCTTACGATACGACTGCTATCCGGCATAACGGCGATGTATGCGCATTCAGGGCCGAGGGAGGATTCAACGGAATAATGAACCGGGGGAACTGGAACGTCAAAGCTTATTTCTATGACTCCGAACGAGGTATTCCGGGGGCTATAGTCAACAATGTATTCAGGCATGGCGAGCGTCAATGGGACCGGAATTTCTTTGCTCAGGGATCCTTCCAATACGACATTTGTTCTTTTTACAAATTGCAGATAAACACCAAATTTGCCGATGACTTTACTCATTACCTCAGAGATGACGAGAAAGAGCTTTATGTCAACAACAAATACTGGCAACAAGAATACTATCTGTCCGTTGCGAATCTGTTCAACCTGTTTTCCTGGTGGGATGTTTCCGTTTCGGCCGATTATCAGTGGAATAAACTGGATGCCAATCTGAAAGATTTTGCTTATCCCAAAAGACATACCGGGCTTGTCGCTGTCGCCACTGCCTTCCAGTGGGAACATTTCAAGACGCAGGCAAGCGTTCTGGGAACTTTCATTCACGAGAATGTCATAAAGAAAAAAGAATCTGCCGCCTCACCCGACAAGCAAGAATTCACTCCCGCCGTTTTTGCCTCTTATAAACCTTTTAAATCGAAAAACCTCTATTTAAGAGCCTTTTACAAAAGGATATTCAGAATGCCGACTTTCAATGACTTGTATTATACCGACATCGGAAATAAATACCTGAAACCCGAATTTACTGAACAATACAACGTGGGGGCCGTATATAATAAAATGTTCAACCATAACTTCTTTAAATATTTCAACATACAAGCCGACGGTTACTATAACAAAGTTACCAACAAGATCATCGCCTATCCTACGGGACAACAATTCCGCTGGACCATGTTGAACCTCGGCGAAGTAAGGATTATAGGCGTAGATGTCGCCGCCCAGTTGTCGTGCCAATTAAATAACGTGGGTATCCATGCCAGACTGAATTATACCTGGCAAAAGGCTCAGGATTATACCGACCCGACAGACTACTATTACAAACATCAGATTCCTTATATACCCTGGCACAGCGGTTCTGCCATCGTATCGCTCGAATATGGAAAATGGAATCTGAACTATAGCTTTATCTATACCGGAGAACGTTACCGTCAACAGATGAACAGTGTAGATAATTACGAACAGCCCTGGTACACAAGCGACCTCGCATTATCCCGGGATATTCCCGTATACAAGGTAAATATGAATGTAACGGCGGAAGTAAACAATATCTTTAACCAGTATTATGACGTAGTCGCCAACTTTCCCATGCCGGGTATTAATTATAAATTAATCTTGCGTATAACGATATGA
- a CDS encoding cytochrome ubiquinol oxidase subunit I — protein MNDLVSLVDWSRAQFALTAIYHWLFVPLTLGLAVIVGVMETIYYRTGDERWKTITKFWMTLFGVNFAIGIATGIILEFQFGTNWSNYSWFVGDIFGAPLAIEGIMAFFMESTFIAVMFFGWNKVSKGFHLAATWLTAAGASISALWILVANAWMQYPVGMKFDPGRVSNVMDNFWALVASPVALNKFFHAVSAGWVLGGVFVVGISAWYLIKKRENWLALQSIKVGAWVGLAGILITAYTGDGSAYQVAEKQPMKLAAMEGVYHGKDGQELIAFGILNPDKKYDNDEKEFLFAIPIPKLLSFLATRELNGFVPGINNIIEGGFKDKNLAGEEITALSFAERQASGKEAIKALDAYKKAQQKNDKAAMDSAHQVINANYENFGYGYLDSVEQFIPSVPFVFYSFHIMIILGVYFILFFILVLVLEHKKKISQMPWFLWICVLTIPLGYICLESGWIVAEMGRQPWVIQDIMPTYAAISKLEVSSVQTTFWMFAALFTILLIAEVGIMLKQIKKGTEQK, from the coding sequence ATGAATGACTTAGTTTCTCTTGTGGATTGGTCGCGTGCGCAATTTGCGTTAACCGCTATTTATCACTGGCTGTTTGTGCCTCTGACTTTAGGGCTGGCAGTAATTGTAGGAGTAATGGAGACTATTTATTACCGGACAGGTGACGAACGGTGGAAAACGATTACCAAATTCTGGATGACACTTTTCGGTGTAAATTTTGCTATAGGTATTGCTACCGGTATTATTCTGGAATTCCAGTTTGGAACCAACTGGTCCAATTACAGTTGGTTTGTCGGGGACATATTCGGAGCACCGTTGGCTATCGAAGGTATTATGGCTTTTTTTATGGAGTCCACTTTTATTGCTGTCATGTTTTTCGGATGGAATAAAGTGAGTAAGGGTTTTCATCTGGCAGCTACGTGGCTTACAGCAGCAGGCGCTTCTATTTCTGCTTTGTGGATATTGGTGGCTAATGCCTGGATGCAATATCCGGTAGGGATGAAATTCGATCCTGGCAGGGTAAGTAACGTGATGGATAATTTCTGGGCGCTCGTTGCTTCGCCTGTCGCTCTGAATAAGTTTTTTCATGCCGTATCTGCCGGATGGGTGTTAGGCGGTGTTTTTGTAGTAGGTATCAGTGCCTGGTACCTGATAAAAAAACGGGAGAACTGGCTGGCTTTACAAAGTATAAAGGTAGGTGCCTGGGTGGGTCTTGCCGGAATTCTTATTACAGCTTATACTGGTGACGGTTCGGCTTATCAGGTCGCAGAAAAACAACCTATGAAACTGGCGGCGATGGAAGGGGTATATCATGGCAAAGACGGGCAGGAGCTTATTGCGTTCGGTATTCTTAACCCGGATAAGAAATATGATAATGATGAGAAAGAATTCCTTTTCGCTATTCCTATCCCGAAGCTGTTGTCTTTTCTGGCTACACGTGAGTTGAATGGTTTTGTTCCCGGTATCAATAATATTATTGAGGGAGGATTCAAGGACAAGAATCTGGCTGGTGAAGAAATTACAGCGCTTTCTTTTGCCGAAAGACAGGCCAGTGGAAAAGAGGCTATTAAAGCCTTGGATGCCTATAAAAAAGCACAGCAGAAGAATGATAAAGCTGCCATGGATTCTGCTCATCAGGTGATTAATGCCAATTATGAGAATTTCGGGTATGGATATCTCGACTCGGTAGAGCAGTTTATTCCTTCCGTACCGTTCGTATTTTACTCCTTCCATATCATGATTATTCTCGGTGTATATTTTATCTTGTTCTTCATATTGGTATTAGTACTCGAACATAAGAAAAAAATATCACAAATGCCGTGGTTCCTGTGGATATGCGTTCTCACGATCCCGTTGGGATATATCTGTCTCGAATCGGGTTGGATCGTGGCCGAGATGGGACGCCAGCCGTGGGTGATACAGGATATTATGCCTACCTATGCGGCTATTTCCAAACTGGAGGTAAGTTCGGTACAGACTACTTTCTGGATGTTCGCCGCGCTTTTTACCATACTTTTGATTGCCGAAGTGGGTATTATGTTGAAACAAATAAAAAAAGGAACTGAACAAAAATAA
- a CDS encoding IMPACT family protein: protein MDDAYLTLSDISEGLYKEKMSKFLSFAIPVSTVKEAMEYIEKYQKEYYDARHVCWAYMIGSDRSCFRSNDNGEPSGTAGKPILGQINSFGLTNVLIVVIRYFGGIKLGTSGLIVAYREAAAEAIKAGEIIECLVEAEVSFRFEYPFMNDVMRIVKEDHAQIISQSFDMDCNMTLRIRQSEMDRLRSRLEKIDGLVIKGKEWEEN from the coding sequence ATGGACGATGCATATCTTACCCTATCCGATATATCCGAAGGTCTTTATAAAGAGAAGATGAGTAAATTTCTTTCTTTCGCGATACCTGTTTCGACGGTGAAAGAAGCTATGGAATATATTGAGAAATACCAGAAAGAATATTATGACGCCCGTCATGTTTGTTGGGCTTATATGATAGGGTCTGACCGGAGTTGTTTCCGTTCCAATGATAACGGAGAACCTTCCGGTACGGCAGGAAAGCCTATATTGGGACAAATTAATTCTTTTGGTCTCACGAATGTCCTTATTGTCGTTATTCGTTATTTCGGGGGCATTAAGTTAGGTACCAGTGGGCTGATTGTTGCATACAGGGAAGCGGCGGCAGAAGCTATTAAAGCAGGTGAGATTATCGAATGTCTGGTGGAAGCAGAAGTGAGCTTTCGGTTCGAATATCCTTTCATGAATGATGTAATGCGTATTGTGAAAGAAGATCACGCTCAGATAATATCGCAATCTTTCGATATGGACTGTAATATGACATTGCGTATCAGACAGAGTGAGATGGATAGACTTCGCAGCAGGCTGGAAAAGATAGATGGACTTGTTATCAAGGGCAAAGAATGGGAGGAGAATTAA
- a CDS encoding sulfite exporter TauE/SafE family protein encodes MDIFSLILLVAGGAICGIVNVVGGGGSLFALPVLLAMGLPAGTANGTNRLSIFLQDVTAMVSFRKRKEMPVREGSKLIAPVVLGAIVGSLVAAVCLTELLMNIVLLIIILFMIGVMWWKPDAWLRTKKLKNDMRLGTVNWILFLLAGFYGGFIQAGFTWLVMALLVLRAGNDMISSDAVKMFLNMIITPFTMVIFWYYHQIDWLYGGVMGLGGILGGWLGVRFVSSWSPALIRKILLGLLIVSALYVILFRF; translated from the coding sequence ATGGATATATTCTCTCTTATATTACTGGTTGCCGGAGGCGCTATATGCGGTATCGTGAATGTGGTAGGAGGGGGCGGTTCTCTGTTCGCTCTTCCTGTATTGCTGGCGATGGGCTTGCCGGCAGGTACGGCTAACGGTACGAACCGTCTTTCTATATTTTTGCAGGATGTGACGGCTATGGTATCTTTCAGGAAAAGGAAAGAAATGCCTGTAAGAGAGGGCAGCAAACTTATTGCTCCGGTGGTTCTGGGGGCGATAGTAGGTTCACTGGTTGCGGCGGTATGCCTTACCGAACTTTTGATGAACATTGTACTGCTTATCATTATACTGTTTATGATAGGAGTGATGTGGTGGAAACCTGATGCATGGTTACGTACGAAAAAGTTGAAAAACGATATGAGGTTAGGTACGGTGAACTGGATCCTTTTTTTACTGGCCGGTTTTTACGGAGGATTCATTCAGGCGGGCTTTACATGGCTTGTGATGGCTTTGCTCGTGTTGAGAGCAGGTAATGATATGATTTCGAGCGATGCTGTGAAAATGTTTTTAAATATGATTATTACACCTTTTACGATGGTCATCTTTTGGTATTATCATCAGATAGACTGGCTGTACGGTGGTGTAATGGGATTAGGAGGTATTCTGGGAGGATGGCTGGGAGTCAGGTTCGTATCTTCCTGGTCTCCTGCTTTGATTAGGAAAATATTGTTGGGCCTGTTAATTGTATCGGCTTTATATGTGATTTTATTCCGGTTCTGA
- a CDS encoding DUF2023 family protein produces MHKFTLEEDFILGAMVGYNIEMQCERLWKKMKFA; encoded by the coding sequence ATGCATAAATTTACCCTTGAGGAAGATTTTATTTTAGGAGCTATGGTGGGGTATAATATTGAGATGCAGTGCGAGCGTTTGTGGAAAAAAATGAAGTTCGCCTGA
- a CDS encoding cytochrome d ubiquinol oxidase subunit II has protein sequence MELNELFYQNYWWFLISLLGALLVFLLFVQGGQTMLAGMAKTPLEKTMLVNSLGRKWEFTFTTLVVFGGAFFASFPLFYSTSFGGAYWLWMAILFSFIIQAVSYEYRSKKGNFLGTKTYDTFLFINGLVGSFLLGVAVGTFFTGSDFNVNKTNILDPAMPVISTWENPWHGLEAIANWRNILLGVTILFLARVQGALYFMNNIDDESIYAKARKEVLYNGIIFVVCFLAFVGVTLTATGYELNPANGEIFLRKYKYFFNLIEMPWVAVLFVTGVVLVLYALIRSVLAHKFTKGIWFSGTGTVLVVLSVFFLAGYNNTPYYPSASDIQSSLTIYNSSSTFFTLQTMSVVSLLVPFVLAYIFYVWRAMDAKSITPAEMEGSDHKY, from the coding sequence ATGGAACTGAATGAATTATTTTACCAGAATTACTGGTGGTTTCTGATTTCCCTTTTGGGCGCTTTATTGGTATTCCTGCTTTTTGTTCAGGGAGGACAGACTATGTTGGCCGGAATGGCAAAGACTCCGCTGGAAAAGACGATGCTTGTCAATTCGTTGGGACGCAAATGGGAATTTACATTTACTACCCTTGTGGTTTTCGGCGGTGCGTTTTTCGCTTCGTTCCCGTTATTCTATTCTACCAGTTTCGGCGGTGCATATTGGTTATGGATGGCAATTCTTTTTAGCTTTATTATCCAGGCCGTGTCTTATGAATACCGGTCGAAAAAAGGGAATTTTTTAGGAACTAAAACCTACGATACATTTCTGTTTATTAATGGGCTGGTTGGTTCTTTTTTATTGGGCGTGGCAGTAGGGACTTTTTTTACCGGGTCCGATTTTAATGTGAATAAGACAAACATATTGGATCCGGCAATGCCCGTTATTTCTACTTGGGAAAATCCCTGGCACGGTCTCGAAGCTATTGCTAACTGGCGTAATATCTTACTGGGAGTTACTATATTGTTTCTCGCGCGCGTACAAGGAGCCTTGTATTTTATGAATAATATAGATGATGAGAGTATATATGCCAAAGCCCGGAAAGAGGTCTTGTATAACGGAATTATATTTGTAGTTTGCTTCCTTGCTTTTGTCGGCGTTACGCTTACAGCGACAGGTTATGAACTGAATCCTGCTAACGGAGAAATATTTCTGAGGAAGTACAAGTATTTTTTCAATCTTATAGAGATGCCTTGGGTAGCGGTCCTTTTTGTAACAGGCGTTGTACTTGTATTGTATGCGCTCATACGTTCGGTACTGGCCCATAAATTTACCAAAGGGATATGGTTTTCGGGAACAGGTACGGTTTTGGTGGTATTAAGCGTGTTTTTTCTGGCCGGATATAATAATACACCATATTATCCGTCTGCATCCGATATACAAAGCTCCCTGACTATTTATAACAGCTCTTCCACTTTCTTTACTTTACAGACGATGAGCGTCGTATCGCTTTTGGTTCCTTTTGTTTTAGCTTATATATTCTATGTGTGGAGGGCAATGGATGCAAAGTCCATAACTCCGGCGGAAATGGAAGGTTCCGACCATAAGTATTGA
- a CDS encoding YncE family protein: MSKNYYILYFVGILSVLFTSCREDDVLVYSESHKISIPQFTDIDGFYLLNEGNMGSNKSTLDYFDEKTGIYHKNIYAETNPTVVKELGDVGNDLKIYGSKLYAVINCSHKVEVMEAATAKRIKQIEIPNCRYIVFDKEYAYVSSYVSPVQIDPNAPLGAVFKVDTTTLEVVDEVTVGYQPEEMEIRFGKLYVANSGGYRVPNYDNTISVIDLETFTEIKKIEVAINLHRIKGDKYGMLYTSSRGDYYHKSSKLYIIDCYKDQLVDSLDIAVSNMCIDGDSAYVYSTEWNYTAGDNTVTYGIIDLKKREVVSRNFIKDGTDKKIKIPYGIAIHPITKDIYVTDAKNYVSPGTLYCFSKEGILKWKTMTGDIPAHFAFKGKLKNEN; encoded by the coding sequence ATGAGCAAAAACTATTACATATTATATTTCGTAGGAATATTAAGTGTCCTCTTTACATCGTGCCGGGAGGACGACGTACTGGTATATTCGGAATCACACAAAATAAGCATTCCGCAATTTACAGACATAGACGGTTTTTATTTATTGAATGAAGGCAATATGGGATCGAACAAATCCACACTGGATTATTTCGATGAAAAGACTGGAATCTACCACAAAAATATATATGCAGAAACAAATCCTACTGTGGTAAAAGAACTGGGAGATGTAGGTAACGACCTGAAAATTTACGGAAGCAAACTCTATGCGGTCATTAACTGTTCCCACAAAGTGGAAGTAATGGAAGCCGCAACGGCCAAAAGAATAAAACAGATAGAAATACCGAACTGCCGTTATATCGTTTTCGACAAGGAATACGCCTATGTCAGTTCCTATGTAAGTCCCGTACAAATAGATCCGAACGCACCGTTAGGCGCCGTTTTTAAAGTAGATACGACTACACTGGAAGTTGTGGACGAGGTCACGGTAGGTTACCAGCCGGAAGAAATGGAAATCAGATTCGGAAAATTATATGTGGCAAATTCCGGAGGATACAGGGTTCCCAATTATGATAACACGATATCTGTCATCGACCTGGAAACTTTCACGGAGATCAAAAAAATAGAAGTGGCCATTAATCTGCACCGGATAAAAGGAGATAAATACGGTATGCTATACACCAGTTCCAGAGGCGACTACTATCATAAATCATCCAAACTCTACATCATAGATTGTTATAAAGACCAACTGGTCGATTCGCTGGATATAGCGGTAAGCAACATGTGCATAGACGGCGATTCCGCCTATGTGTACAGTACCGAATGGAATTACACGGCAGGAGATAATACCGTTACTTACGGTATCATAGACCTGAAAAAAAGAGAGGTCGTCAGCCGTAATTTCATAAAGGACGGTACTGATAAAAAAATCAAGATACCTTACGGAATCGCTATCCACCCTATTACAAAGGATATTTATGTAACGGATGCAAAAAACTATGTCTCTCCGGGAACATTATATTGTTTCAGTAAAGAAGGTATATTGAAATGGAAAACAATGACCGGTGACATACCGGCCCACTTCGCATTCAAAGGAAAATTAAAAAATGAAAATTAG
- a CDS encoding T9SS type A sorting domain-containing protein, producing the protein MINPYTGILGAVNSYDRIEWEITNGYFDYYLGPTKRTVYVKDGAIALHADIVWEDIAKMGKVSFKNLSNPYVCYGFADVEILSVKNTAVDEIKIDGTVIKSGTITIPKGEKGTLQVATYLIYPACKGNSGKRVEEFRWSTPASWGGKTFETYGGQISINYNETSGDGEKITVTPKGCNGTYGKATSITIKRTGEYPKPEPEPEPEPDPEPSGPRVIQNVEIPDKKGGKFSGDSLILKEVYAYPGGGTTFHGNYWIRILPTLYAFKGSELHFTTGNKTKNLIKANTKEIFTEAAQEHISGFSQNYPNPCWGSTKIDYYLPENIRNAVLYVVSSTGETVRNLSLYERDSGTLNLDISGLSPGFYLYYIVADGQMIGSKRMIVTNR; encoded by the coding sequence ATGATTAATCCATATACCGGGATCCTAGGAGCAGTAAACAGTTATGACCGAATAGAATGGGAAATTACAAACGGTTATTTTGATTATTATTTAGGACCAACAAAACGAACTGTATATGTAAAAGATGGAGCGATTGCTCTACATGCAGATATTGTTTGGGAAGATATTGCTAAAATGGGAAAAGTATCTTTTAAGAATCTAAGCAATCCCTATGTCTGTTATGGTTTTGCTGATGTTGAAATATTAAGTGTAAAAAATACAGCTGTCGATGAAATTAAGATAGATGGAACTGTAATAAAATCCGGAACGATAACTATTCCCAAAGGGGAAAAAGGGACGCTACAAGTAGCTACCTATTTAATATATCCGGCATGTAAAGGAAATAGTGGCAAACGTGTTGAAGAATTCCGCTGGAGTACTCCGGCTTCCTGGGGAGGTAAAACATTTGAAACATATGGTGGTCAAATATCTATAAACTATAACGAAACTTCGGGGGATGGAGAAAAAATCACAGTTACCCCTAAAGGATGTAACGGAACATACGGAAAAGCTACCAGTATTACCATAAAACGCACGGGAGAATATCCAAAACCGGAGCCAGAGCCTGAACCGGAACCTGATCCGGAACCCTCAGGGCCTAGAGTCATACAAAATGTAGAAATTCCGGATAAAAAAGGTGGGAAATTTAGCGGAGACAGCCTTATTTTAAAAGAAGTATATGCATACCCTGGAGGTGGCACTACTTTTCACGGGAATTATTGGATACGAATATTACCAACTCTCTATGCGTTCAAAGGAAGTGAACTGCACTTTACAACAGGTAATAAGACAAAAAACCTGATAAAAGCCAACACTAAAGAAATTTTCACAGAAGCAGCACAAGAGCATATTTCAGGATTTTCACAGAATTACCCGAATCCCTGCTGGGGAAGTACAAAAATCGATTATTATCTGCCCGAAAATATCCGCAATGCGGTTCTTTATGTCGTATCTTCTACGGGGGAAACTGTCAGGAACTTATCTCTATATGAACGGGATAGCGGAACGCTGAACCTTGACATTTCCGGCCTGTCACCAGGTTTTTATCTGTATTATATCGTGGCGGACGGACAGATGATAGGAAGTAAACGCATGATCGTAACAAACCGATAA
- a CDS encoding DUF4492 domain-containing protein, with product MNKEVKMMTVPSENIFVRIYRFYAEGFRNMTLGKTLWAIIFIKLFIMFFILRLFFFPNFLNSRYDSDEAKASYVMEQLTAPVSETQNE from the coding sequence ATGAATAAAGAAGTTAAAATGATGACTGTTCCTTCTGAAAATATATTTGTACGTATATACCGTTTTTATGCCGAAGGCTTCAGGAATATGACGTTAGGAAAGACATTGTGGGCGATTATATTCATTAAATTGTTTATTATGTTTTTTATCCTCAGGTTGTTTTTTTTCCCGAATTTTCTGAATTCCCGATATGATTCGGATGAGGCTAAGGCATCTTATGTGATGGAACAATTAACAGCGCCTGTTTCGGAAACACAGAACGAATAA